A single Panthera uncia isolate 11264 chromosome E2 unlocalized genomic scaffold, Puncia_PCG_1.0 HiC_scaffold_19, whole genome shotgun sequence DNA region contains:
- the KLK13 gene encoding kallikrein-13 isoform X1: MNHQFLVTQSKILTLSPSPRPPSPPEPQFPNIFSSSPGISQEYPKILNGTNGTSGFLPGGYTCRPHSQPWQAALLVQKRLLCGGVLVDPKWVLTAAHCLKEGYRVYLGKHALGRVEAGEQVREVVRSIPHPQYQISPTHLKHDHDIMLLELHSPVQLTNHIRVVPLSQDCLPAGTCCRVSGWGTTTSPQVSYPPTLQCANIQLRSDEECHQVYPGKITPNMLCAGTEEGGKDSCEGDSGGPLICNGTLHGIISWGDFPCGQPNRPGVYTRVSQYVVWIRETIQKHRTQEWKQTKGKGPQ; this comes from the exons ATGAATCATCAATTCCTGGTCACCCAGAGCAAAATTCTGACCCTCTCCCCAAGCCCAAGGCCTCCTTCTCCCCCTGAACCCCAATTCcctaacattttctcttcttcaccaGGTATCTCTCAGGAGTATCCCAAGATTCTCAACGGCACTAATGGGACCAGCGGGTTTCTCCCGGGGGGCTACACCTGCCGCCCCCACTCTCAGCCCTGGCAGGCAGCCCTACTGGTGCAAAAGCGGCTGCTCTGTGGGGGAGTCCTTGTTGACCCCAAATGGGTCCTCACTGCAGCACACTGTCTGAAGGA AGGGTACAGAGTTTACCTGGGCAAGCATGCCCTGGGGCGTGTGGAGGCCGGAGAGCAGGTGAGGGAGGTAGTCCGCTCTATCCCCCACCCTCAATACCAGATCAGCCCCACCCACCTGAAGCATGACCACGACATCATGCTTCTGGAGCTGCATTCACCGGTCCAGCTCACGAACCACATCCGTGTTGTGCCCCTCTCCCAAGACTGCCTCCCTGCTGGCACCTGCTGTCGGGTGTCTGGCTGGGGCACCACCACCAGCCCCCAGG tgAGTTACCCCCCAACCTTACAATGTGCCAACATCCAGCTTCGCTCAGATGAGGAGTGTCATCAGGTCTACCCGGGGAAGATCACACCCAACATGCTGTGTGCTGGCACAGAAGAGGGTGGCAAGGACTCCTGTGAG GGCGACTCCGGGGGCCCCCTGATCTGTAATGGAACACTCCATGGCATCATCTCCTGGGGAGACTTCCCATGCGGGCAGCCCAACCGGCCTGGTGTCTATACTCGAGTCTCTCAGTATGTTGTGTGGATCCGAGAAACGATTCAAAAACACAGAACCCAAGAGTGGAAACAGACGAAGGGGAAGGGCCCACAGTAA
- the KLK13 gene encoding kallikrein-13 isoform X2 gives MWPLAAMIAFLTVALSGGISQEYPKILNGTNGTSGFLPGGYTCRPHSQPWQAALLVQKRLLCGGVLVDPKWVLTAAHCLKEGYRVYLGKHALGRVEAGEQVREVVRSIPHPQYQISPTHLKHDHDIMLLELHSPVQLTNHIRVVPLSQDCLPAGTCCRVSGWGTTTSPQVSYPPTLQCANIQLRSDEECHQVYPGKITPNMLCAGTEEGGKDSCEGDSGGPLICNGTLHGIISWGDFPCGQPNRPGVYTRVSQYVVWIRETIQKHRTQEWKQTKGKGPQ, from the exons GTATCTCTCAGGAGTATCCCAAGATTCTCAACGGCACTAATGGGACCAGCGGGTTTCTCCCGGGGGGCTACACCTGCCGCCCCCACTCTCAGCCCTGGCAGGCAGCCCTACTGGTGCAAAAGCGGCTGCTCTGTGGGGGAGTCCTTGTTGACCCCAAATGGGTCCTCACTGCAGCACACTGTCTGAAGGA AGGGTACAGAGTTTACCTGGGCAAGCATGCCCTGGGGCGTGTGGAGGCCGGAGAGCAGGTGAGGGAGGTAGTCCGCTCTATCCCCCACCCTCAATACCAGATCAGCCCCACCCACCTGAAGCATGACCACGACATCATGCTTCTGGAGCTGCATTCACCGGTCCAGCTCACGAACCACATCCGTGTTGTGCCCCTCTCCCAAGACTGCCTCCCTGCTGGCACCTGCTGTCGGGTGTCTGGCTGGGGCACCACCACCAGCCCCCAGG tgAGTTACCCCCCAACCTTACAATGTGCCAACATCCAGCTTCGCTCAGATGAGGAGTGTCATCAGGTCTACCCGGGGAAGATCACACCCAACATGCTGTGTGCTGGCACAGAAGAGGGTGGCAAGGACTCCTGTGAG GGCGACTCCGGGGGCCCCCTGATCTGTAATGGAACACTCCATGGCATCATCTCCTGGGGAGACTTCCCATGCGGGCAGCCCAACCGGCCTGGTGTCTATACTCGAGTCTCTCAGTATGTTGTGTGGATCCGAGAAACGATTCAAAAACACAGAACCCAAGAGTGGAAACAGACGAAGGGGAAGGGCCCACAGTAA
- the KLK12 gene encoding kallikrein-12, whose translation MEAPASSGTRTWRWLTLGSSILLLLCVSGLSQPATEKIIKGKECARHSQPWQVGLFEGTSLRCGGVLTGRRWVLTAAHCSGSRYWVRLGEHSLSRLDWTEQIRRSGFSVTHPGYQRARHSHDNDLRLLRLGTPVRLTRSVQLLPLPTTCAAAGTKCHISGWGITNQPGKPFPDLLQCLNVSIVSSAACQALFPGKITDNMVCASGADGADACQGDSGGPLVCGGVLQGLVSWGTVEPCGQKGIPGVYTNICKYVDWIRMVMRNN comes from the exons ATGGAGGCCCCAGCAAGCAGCGGGACAAG GACCTGGAGGTGGCTCACCCTGGGCTCCAGCATCCTGTTGCTCCTGTGTGTTTCTG GGCTCAGCCAACCGGCCACGGAGAAGATTATTAAAGGCAAGGAGTGTGCCCGTCACTCACAGCCTTGGCAAGTAGGGCTGTTTGAGGGTACCAGTCTGCGTTGTGGGGGGGTCCTCACTGGCCGCAGATGGGTCCTCACAGCTGCTCACTGCAGTGGCAG caggtaCTGGGTGCGCCTGGGGGAGCACAGTCTTAGCCGTCTGGACTGGACGGAGCAGATCCGACGCAGCGGCTTCTCCGTGACCCACCCCGGCTACCAGAGAGCCAGGCACAGCCATGACAATGACCTCCGGCTCCTGCGACTGGGCACACCCGTCCGCTTGACCCGCAGCGTccagctcctgcccctgcccaccaccTGTGCAGCAGCTGGCACCAAGTGCCACATCTCAGGCTGGGGCATCACCAATCAGCCAGGGA AACCATTCCCGGACCTGCTCCAATGCCTCAATGTCTCCATCGTTTCCAGTGCTGCCTGCCAGGCTCTGTTCCCCGGGAAAATCACGGACAACATGGTGTGTGCCAGCGGCGCTGATGGGGCGGATGCCTGCCAG GGTGACTCTGGAGGACCCCTGGTGTGTGGAGGAGTCCTTCAAGGTCTGGTGTCCTGGGGAACTGTGGAGCCTTGTGGGCAAAAAGGCATCCCAGGAGTCTACACcaacatttgcaaatatgtggACTGGATCCGGATGGTCATGAGGAACAACTAG
- the KLK11 gene encoding kallikrein-11 translates to MMILRLIILALVTGHVGGETRIIKGYECSPHSQPWQVALFQKTRLLCGATLIAPKWLLTAAHCRKPRYLVHLGEHNLQRRDGCEQTRTATESFPHPDFNNSLPNKDHRNDIMLVKMTTAAFITRAVRPLTLSSRCVTAGTRCLISGWGTTSSPQLHLPHTLRCANITIIKHEECENAYPGNITDTMVCASVREEGKDSCQGDSGGPLVCDGSLQGIISWGQDPCAVTRKPGVYTKVCKYVDWIQKTMEDN, encoded by the exons ATGATGATTCTGCGATTAATCATTCTTGCTCTGGTAACAG GGCATGTAGGGGGAGAGACCAGGATCATCAAGGGGTATGAGTGCTCTCCTCATTCCCAGCCCTGGCAGGTGGCTCTGTTCCAGAAGACACGGCTGCTCTGTGGGGCAACGCTCATCGCTCCCAAATGGCTCCTGACAGCAGCTCACTGCCGCAAGCC CCGATACTTAGTTCACCTGGGGGAGCACAACCTCCAGCGGCGGGATGGCTGTGAGCAGACCCGAACGGCCACCGagtccttcccccacccagaCTTCAACAACAGCCTCCCCAACAAAGACCACCGCAATGACATCATGCTGGTGAAGATGACGACAGCGGCCTTCATCACCCGGGCCGTGCGACCACTCACGCTGTCGTCACGCTGTGTCACTGCTGGCACCCGCTGCCTCATTTCTGGCTGGGGCACGACGTCCAGCCCCCAGT TGCACCTGCCCCATACCTTGCGATGTGCCAACATCACCATCATTAAGCACGAAGAGTGTGAGAACGCCTATCCCGGCAATATCACAGACACCATGGTGTGTGCCAGTGTTCGGGAAGAGGGCAAAGACTCCTGCCAG GGTGACTCTGGGGGCCCTCTGGTCTGTGACGGGTCTCTTCAAGGCATTATCTCCTGGGGCCAGGATCCATGTGCTGTCACCAGAAAGCCTGGTGTCTATACCAAGGTCTGCAAATATGTAGACTGGATCCAGAAGACTATGGAGGATAATTAG
- the KLK10 gene encoding kallikrein-10 — protein sequence MRSPHLHPSTASGPRARAMLLLPLLVTQLWAAEAVLLPRNDTDLDLVASGAPCARGSQPWQVSLFDGLKFHCAGVLVDKSWVLTAAHCGNKPLWARVGDDHLLLIQGEQLRRTTRPIVHPKYQHGLGPILPRRTDEHDLMLLKLVRPAVLGPRVQTLRLPYRCAQPGDQCQVAGWGTTATRRVKYNKGLSCSRVTVLSAKECEVFYPGVVTNNMMCAGLDQGQDPCQSDSGGPLVCDETLQGILSWGIYPCGSAQHPAVYTQICKYTSWIEKTLRSN from the exons ATGAGATCTCCgcacctccacccctccaccGCCTCTGGCCCCCGGGCTCGGGCaatgctgctgctgccgctgctcgTGACGCAACTCTGGG ccGCGGAGGCGGTGCTGCTCCCCAGAAACGACACCGACTTAGACCTTGTGGCCTCCGGCGCCCCGTGCGCACGCGGTTCGCAGCCCTGGCAGGTCTCCCTCTTCGATGGCCTCAAGTTCCACTGCGCGGGCGTCCTGGTGgacaagagttgggtgctcacaGCCGCGCACTGCGGGAACAA gcctctgtgGGCTCGCGTGGGGGACGACCACCTGCTGCTTATCCAGGGCGAGCAGCTCCGCAGGACCACCCGCCCCATCGTCCACCCCAAGTACCAGCATGGCTTGGGCCCCATTCTGCCGCGGCGGACAGACGAACATGACCTCATGCTGCTGAAGCTGGTCAGGCCGGCTGTGCTGGGGCCTCGCGTCCAGACCCTGCGCCTGCCCTACCGCTGTGCCCAGCCGGGAGACCAGTGCCAGGTGGCTGGCTGGGGCACGACGGCCACCCGAAGAG TGAAGTACAACAAGGGCCTGAGTTGCTCCAGGGTCACTGTCCTGAGCGCTAAAGAATGCGAGGTCTTCTACCCTGGTGTGGTCACCAACAACATGATGTGTGCAGGACTGGACCAGGGTCAGGACCCCTGCCAG agtgaCTCTGGTGGCCCTCTGGTCTGTGACGAGACCCTGCAGGGCATCCTTTCATGGGGCATTTACCCCTGCGGCTCTGCTCAGCATCCAGCTGTCTACACTCAAATCTGCAAGTACACCTCCTGGATAGAGAAAACCCTGCGCTCCAACTGA